The following proteins are encoded in a genomic region of Vibrio tasmaniensis:
- a CDS encoding NADPH-dependent 2,4-dienoyl-CoA reductase, translating to MSAMYPHLLEPLDLGFTQLRNRVLMGSMHTGLEENKEGLHKLAAFYEERAKGGVGLIVTGGFSPNLRGRLTPFSAEFSKVKHAKAHQVVTEAVHKHGGKIALQLLHAGRYAMHPFAQSASGIKAPIAKFAPSEMSPRQIKKTIGAFANSAELAQVAGYDGIEIMGSEGYLINQFICKRTNMRYDEWGGSYEKRMRFPLEIVKSIREAVGKDFIIIFRLSMLDLVEQGSTFEDVVLLAQKLEEAGVTIINTGIGWHEARVPTIATQVPRGAFSWVTEKVKPYVSIPVVTCNRINTPEEAERILSSGQADMVSMARPFLADPDFVNKAAQDQAQFINTCIGCNQACLDNVFKGKRASCLVNPRACYETEIVVQPAEATKTIAVVGAGPAGLACATTLAQRGHNVDLIEKNDRIGGQFRLAMQIPGKEEFRETIRYFANQIDASGVNLKLDTEATFEMLLKYDEVVMAAGVEPRKLDIEGIDQENVVDYQTLIREKTPVGEKVAIVGAGGIGIDVATMLTEPTSHSLDDWLHEWGIDKNMEHPGGLYPYPDSFSDKTVWVMQRKVGRVGKGPGKTTGWIHKRTLEKRGVNLLGGVSYNKIDDQGLHISVGKKDQLLDADSVIVCAGQVSVRPFEDMWQEFGGKLHVIGGADYAGELDAVRAIRQGVELAIKL from the coding sequence ATGTCTGCCATGTACCCACATTTACTCGAACCACTCGATCTTGGATTTACTCAGTTACGTAACCGTGTATTGATGGGATCAATGCACACGGGTTTAGAAGAAAATAAAGAAGGCCTCCACAAGCTTGCCGCGTTTTACGAAGAGCGAGCAAAAGGAGGCGTTGGCCTTATTGTTACCGGTGGTTTCTCTCCTAATTTACGTGGCAGATTGACCCCATTTAGTGCTGAGTTCAGTAAAGTTAAGCACGCAAAAGCTCACCAAGTTGTTACCGAGGCCGTGCATAAGCATGGCGGTAAAATTGCCCTTCAGTTGCTACATGCTGGCCGCTATGCAATGCACCCATTCGCGCAAAGTGCTTCGGGCATCAAAGCGCCAATCGCTAAGTTTGCACCGAGTGAGATGAGCCCTCGTCAAATCAAAAAGACCATCGGTGCCTTTGCCAACAGTGCAGAACTCGCTCAGGTTGCTGGCTATGACGGCATAGAGATCATGGGCTCTGAAGGCTACTTGATTAACCAATTTATCTGTAAACGTACTAACATGCGTTATGACGAATGGGGCGGTTCTTATGAGAAGCGCATGCGTTTCCCATTAGAGATCGTTAAATCGATTCGCGAAGCGGTGGGTAAAGATTTCATCATTATTTTCCGCTTATCGATGCTGGATTTGGTTGAGCAAGGCAGCACGTTTGAAGATGTTGTACTTCTGGCTCAGAAGTTAGAAGAAGCGGGCGTGACTATCATCAATACCGGCATTGGTTGGCATGAAGCTCGTGTTCCGACTATCGCGACGCAAGTACCAAGAGGGGCATTCTCTTGGGTGACGGAAAAAGTAAAACCATACGTGTCGATCCCAGTGGTGACATGTAACCGAATCAACACGCCTGAAGAGGCCGAACGTATTCTCAGTTCAGGACAGGCCGACATGGTATCAATGGCTCGTCCATTCTTGGCTGACCCTGATTTCGTTAATAAAGCGGCTCAAGACCAAGCTCAGTTCATTAACACCTGTATCGGTTGTAACCAAGCTTGTCTTGATAACGTATTCAAAGGCAAAAGAGCGAGTTGTTTGGTTAACCCTCGAGCTTGTTACGAGACTGAAATTGTTGTTCAACCTGCCGAAGCGACCAAAACTATTGCTGTTGTTGGCGCTGGGCCTGCTGGTTTAGCCTGTGCGACTACGTTGGCACAGCGTGGTCATAATGTTGATCTGATTGAGAAAAATGACCGTATCGGCGGACAATTTAGATTGGCAATGCAGATTCCGGGTAAAGAAGAGTTCAGAGAAACGATTCGTTACTTTGCTAACCAAATAGATGCATCAGGCGTGAACTTAAAACTGGATACTGAAGCGACGTTTGAGATGTTGTTGAAGTACGATGAAGTCGTGATGGCTGCTGGTGTTGAACCCAGAAAGCTTGATATTGAAGGGATAGATCAAGAAAACGTCGTCGACTATCAAACCTTGATTCGCGAAAAGACACCAGTAGGCGAAAAAGTCGCGATTGTTGGTGCGGGTGGTATTGGTATTGATGTGGCAACTATGCTGACAGAGCCGACTTCTCACAGCTTGGATGACTGGCTGCATGAATGGGGCATTGATAAGAATATGGAACACCCAGGGGGACTTTATCCTTACCCTGATTCGTTCAGTGATAAAACGGTTTGGGTGATGCAGCGTAAAGTCGGGCGTGTCGGTAAAGGCCCAGGTAAAACCACAGGTTGGATTCATAAACGCACATTAGAAAAACGTGGTGTGAACTTACTTGGTGGTGTGAGCTACAACAAGATTGACGACCAAGGTCTGCATATCAGCGTTGGTAAGAAAGATCAGTTACTCGATGCCGATTCCGTTATCGTGTGTGCGGGTCAGGTTTCAGTTCGTCCGTTTGAAGATATGTGGCAAGAGTTTGGTGGCAAACTGCACGTGATAGGCGGTGCCGATTATGCAGGTGAACTGGATGCCGTGCGTGCGATTCGACAAGGTGTTGAGCTGGCGATCAAGTTATAG